The sequence TATAATTTTTTTTCTAAAATATTTGATAATATACAAGAAAATTGTTTGTAATTTATTGCGGAATCAAAATTCTTTTTCCAATTTTTATATGCATTAGCTCGCATAATTGAATTTTTATTATTATCTTCAATAATTTTTATAATTGCTTCTGCTATTTCGGTTGCGCTAGGATTTGAATTCATAAGTACTCCGTTTTCATTATTTACTATCTCACTTATTCCTCCAACATTTGGGGCTATAGCTGGGATGCCAAATGAATGTGCCTCCATTATTGAAACTGGTATTCCCTCTGATAAGCTGGTATT comes from Methanomassiliicoccales archaeon and encodes:
- a CDS encoding glycosyltransferase, with amino-acid sequence NTSLSEGIPVSIMEAHSFGIPAIAPNVGGISEIVNNENGVLMNSNPSATEIAEAIIKIIEDNNKNSIMRANAYKNWKKNFDSAINYKQFSCILSNILEKKL